The Streptomyces sp. V4I8 genome includes the window GCGCCGCCTGTTCCTCGACCAGCGCGGTGAGGGTGGTGGCGGGCATGGGGTGAGCGGTGTCGTTCCACTCCCCCAGCATCAGGGCACGCTCACGCGGGGTGAGGACGTCGGCGAGGGCCACCGGAAGGTCCGGCCGCCGGGCCAGGTCGCCCACCAGCCGCACGAACCGCTCGACCATGTCCTGGGCGGTCTCGCGGTCGTACAGGTCGAGGCTGTGGACGAGCGCGCCGGTGATGCCTTCGCCGTCCGGCCGTTCGAAGACGTGGAAGGCGAGGTCGGTCTTGGCCGTGTAGTGGTCGACGCGCAGTTCGCTGAGTGTCAGTCCCGCGAAGTCCCTCGTCCCGTCCGGGGCTTGCTGATGGGCGAGCATCACCTGGAAGAGCGGATGCCGGCCCATCGAGCGGGTCGGGGCGAGCGCGTCCACGAGCCGCTCGAACGGCAGGTCCTGGTGGGCGTACGCGTCCACGTCCGTCTCGCGCACGCGGGCGAGCAGCGTACGGAACGTGGGGTCGCCGGAGATGTCGGTGCGCAGCACCAGGGTGTTGACGAAGAGGCCCACGAGGTCGTCGAGAGCCGCGTCGCCCCGTCCGGCGACGGGGGTGCCGAGCGGGATGTCGTCTCCGGCGCCCAGACGGCCGAGCAGGACCGCGAGGGCGGCCTGGAGCGCCATGAAGACGGTGCCGCCCGCCTCCCCGGCGAGGTCGCGCAGCGCGCGGTGGACCTCCGCATCGAGGGTGAAGTCCACGGCACCGGCCCGGTATCCGGCGACGGCCGGGCGCGGACGGTCCACGGGCAGCTGGAGTTCCTCGGGCAGCCCTTCCAACTGCCCAGTCCAGTAGCTCAGTTGCAGGCCCGCAAGGCCGTCGTCTTCGAGCGACTTCCGCTGCCACAGCGTGTAGTCGGCGTACTGGACGGCGAGTGGCGGCCATGCCGGACGGGTGCCGCGCTGCCTGGCCGCGTAGGCCGTCTCCAGGTCGCGCAGCAGTGGCTCCGCCGACCAGCCGTCGGTGGCGATGTGGTGGACGAGCAGGAGCAGGACGTGCTCGTCGGGGGCGAGGGCGTACAGCGTGGCCCGTACGGGGATCTCGGCGTCCAGTGCGAAGGAGTACGCGGCGGCCTCCCGCAGCAGCGCGTCGACGTCCCCGGCCCGGGTCCGCACGATCTCGAAGGGCACGGTGGCATCCGTCAGGACACGCTGGCAGGGCGTGCCGTCCTCGTCCGGGAAGACCGTGCGCAGCGCCTCGTGACGGGCCACGACGTCCTGAAGGGCCGTGTGCAGCGCGTCGATGTCGAGCGGGCCCGTGAGGCGTACGGCGGTGTGGATGTTGTACGTCGGGCTCGGTCCCTCCAGCCGGTACAGGAACCACAGCCTCGCCTGCGCCGAGGACAGCGGCCCCGGCTCCGGGCGCGGGGACGGCCGCAGTGCGGGGCGTCGCCCGGCGGCCGGCGCCTCCAGGAGCGGTGCGAGCGCGGCCACGGTCGGCGTGTCGAAGACCGCCCGCAGGGGAATGACGGCTCCCAGCTCGGCCCGGATGCGGGCGACCAGGCGGGTGGCCAGGACGGAGTGGCCGCCGAGGGTGAAGAACTCGTCGTGGATGCCTACCGCCGGCAGCCCGAGCAGGTCGGCGAAGAGCGCGCACAGGGCAGCCTCCGCCTGGGTGCGGGGGGCGGTGGCGGTGGTGAGGTCGGAGAGGTCGGGGGCGGGCAGGGCCGCCCGGTCGAGTTTGCCGTTGGGCGTCAGCGGCAGGTCGTCGAGGACGACGACGGCGGGCACCAGGTGCTCCGGGAGCATCGCCTGGAGGTCCTGCCTGATCTGCAACGGTGCCGGCGAGGTCCCGGGGTGGGGTACGGCGTAGGCGACCAGACTCGGCTCGCCCTGCTGGTCCTGCCGTACCGTCACGGCCGCTTGGGACACTCCGGGCAGGGCGGCCAAGGCGGCCTCGGTCTCGCCCGGCTCGACGCGGAAGCCGCGGATCTTCACCTGGTCGTCGGACCGGCCGAGGAACTCCAGCGCCCCCCGCCCGCTCCAGCGCACCAGGTCGCCGGTGCGGTAGAGACGGGCGCCGGGCGGGCCGTACGGGTCGGCGACGAAGCGGTCCGCGGTCAGGCCGGGACGGCGGAGGTAGCCGCGGGCCAGCTGGGTGCCGCCCAGGTAGAGCTCGCCGGGGACGCCCGGCGGTACCGGGCGCAGGTGCTCGTCCAGGACGAGGGTGCGGGTGTTCCACACCGGGCGGCCGATCGGTACGGAACCGGCGGCGGACCTCGTCCCCTCGGCGCACGGCCAGGCGGTGACGTCGACGGCGGCCTCGGTCGGGCCATACAGGTTGTACAGCTCGGTTCCGGGCAGCAACTCGGCGCACCGCTCGGCCAGTTCGGCGGGCAGGGCCTCGCCGCTGCACACCAGTCGTCGGACCACGCCGCGCGCCTGCTCGGCAGCCGGGTCGTCGAGGAACACGCGCAGCATCGAGGGGACGAAGTGCGCGGCGGTGATCCGTCGGTCGCGGATCAGCTCGGCGAGGTAGGCGGGGTCGCGGTGGCCGCCCGGGCGGGCGAGCACGAGCACGGCCCCGGTGATCAGCGGCCAGAAGAACTCCCAGACAGAGACGTCGAAGCCGGCCGGAGTCTTCTGCAACACCCGGTCGTCCGGGCCGAGTCCGTACGTCTCCTGCATCCACAGCAGCCGGTTGACGATCCCGGCGTGCGGGACGACAGCCCCCTTGGGGCGGCCCGTGGAGCCGGAGGTGTAGATGACGTAGGCCGGGTGCTCGGGGCGCAGGGGCTGACGCCGGTCGCCGTCAGTGACCTCGGCGGCGTCGAAGGCGGCCGTGTCCGTGTCGAGCAGAAGCAGGGGCACTCCTGGCGGCAGGACCCGTGCCGTGTCCGGGGCGGTCAGCACGAGTGCCGGCTCGGCGTCCGCCACCATGAACGCCAGCCGCTCGGCCGGGTATCCGGTGTCCAGCGGGACGTAGGCGGCACCGGCCTTGAGTACCGCGAGCAGCGCCACCACCAGGTCGGTTCCGCGGTCCAGGGCCACCGCGACGCGGTGCTCGGGTCCCACGCCGTGGGAGATCAGCAGCCGGGCGAGCCGGTTGGCGCGGGCGTGCAGGCCGGCGTAGTCGAGGGCGGGCCGGCCGTCGTCGGCGATGAGGGCGGGCGCGTCGGGGGTGCGGGAGGCCTGCCGGTCGAGGAGGTCGGTGAGGTGAGTGGCGGGGACGGGGTGGTCGGTGGCGTTCCACTCCTCCAGGACCCGGTGCTGCTCGGCCTCGGCCATCAACGGCAGCTGCGAGACCGGGAGTTCGGGCTCGGTGAGGGCTGCCGCGAGGAGCGTCTCCAGGTGTCGGAGCCGGCGGTCGACGGTGTCCGGGGTGAACAGACCGCTGCGATAGGTGGCCTCGATCCGCAGGCGGCCCCCGGTGAGGAACGCCTCCAGGGAGAGGTCGAACTGGGTGGTGTCGTTGTGGACGGTCTCCCATTCGGCGCTCACCCCCGGAAACTGCGGTCCTTCGAGCCCCTGGGTGAGGAAGAGGAGCATGACGTCGAAGTAGACCGACCGCCCCGGCTGCCGCTCCGGCTTCAGCTGTTCCACCAGCTTGTCGAAGGGCATGTCCTGGTGTGCGTATCCGTCCGTGCACAACTGGCGTACCCGTTCCACGAGTTCCGCGAAGCCTGGGTCCCCTTCGAGGTCGGCGCGCAGGGCGAGGGTGTTGCCGAAGTTGCCGATCAGCTTTTCGAGGCCGGGGAGGTCGCGGTTCATGACGGCCGAGCCGATGGGGATGTCGGTGGCGCCGGTGGTGCGGTGCAGCAGGGCGGCCAGGCCCGCGAACAGCACCATGAAGGGGGTGACGCCCGCGTCGCGTGCGAAGGCGGTGAGCCGATCGGTGACGTCGGGGGCGAAGGTGTGGAAGCGGCGGTCTCCGTGCGCGGTGGGTCGGGCGGTGCGGGGGGCGTCCGTGGGCAGGGCTAGGGGGCTGGGCGCGGGGGCCAGGGCTGCGCGCCAGTGGTCGAGGTGCTCGGCCAGGCGTTCGTCGGTCCAGGTGGCGTGCTGCCAGTGTGCGAAGTCGCCGTATTGGAGCGGCAGTTGTCCGAGACCGGAGGGTTCGCCGGTGGTCGCCGCACGGTAGAGGGCGGTGAGGTCGCGGGAGAGTGCGTTGAACGTGCCGCCGTCCCAGGCGATGTGATGAACCGTCAGGACGAGGGTGTGGTCCTGTTTCGCGCGCTGGATCAGCAGGGTGCGCAGCGGGTGGTCGGTGGCGAGGTCGAAGGGGGTGGCCGAGGCGGTCCGGGCCAGGTCTGTCGCCGTGCGGTCCCGCCCCTCCTCCGTCAGCCCGCGCAGGTCGGCCGTGGCGAACTCCACGTCCGCCTCGGCGTCCACGACCTGCTCCGGCGTGCCGTCCGCGGTGGCCGGGTAGCGGGTGCGCAGCACCTCGTGGCGGTCGATCAGGCCCTGTAAAGCGGTGCGCAGGGCGGCCGCGTCCAGGGGGCCACGCAGGCGGATGGCGAGGCAGACGTTGTAGGCGGGGCTGGCCGGGTCGAGCTGCTGGAGCAGCCACATCCGGGACTGGGCGTACGACAGCGGCAGCCGGGCCATCTCCGGCGGCCGTGGTGGGATCCGCTCCGAGCGGGCGGTGGTGTCGGCCAGGCCCGCGCTCTCCAGCCTGCGGCGCAGGAGCTCGCGCTTGCGGGCCGCGAGGTCGGCGGTGGAGGTCTCCGTCACTGGTCTCCGCCTTTCAGGAGCAGTTCGAGGGACGTGGTCCAGAGCGCGGCGAGCCGCCCGATCTCCGTCTCCGTGAAGAGCCGTTCCGGCCACTGCCAGCACACCGAGAGTTCGGATCCGGTGATCACCGCGGAGACGACGAGGGCATAGGGGGCGGGCATCTCCGGGTCGGCGCCACTGCCCATGGCACCGGTCTCGGGTGCGCTGGTGAACACGGCGCTCTCGCGCCGCTCGCCCATCGCCATCCGGCCCAGGTAGCTGAACTGGATCTGGGGCTGGGGCAGTTGGGCGAGCTGGGCGGCCGTGTCGGGGGCGAGGTGGCGGAGCAGGCCGAATCCGATGCCCTTGTCGGGCAGGGCGGCCAGCTGGTCGCGGACGCGGCGTACGTGGTCCGTGGTGCCGGGGTCGAGCCGGACCGGGAAGACGCTGGTGAACCAGCCGAGGGTGCTGGACAGGTCGGCGCCCGGCACCAGGTGTTCCTCACGGCCGTGGCCCTCCAGGGCAATCAGCACGGAGCGGTCGGGGGCGCCGCGCCAGGCCGGTACGGCGAGTGCGAGCGCCGTGAGCAGCACGTCCTGGACGGAGGCGGTGGTCAGGGGTTCGGTGATGTCGGGGCCCAGGGTGGTCCAGTGCCTGCGGAGGGTGGCCCTGGTGTCCTGGGCGGGGTCCAGGGGGCCCGTTCCGAGGGGCGGTTCGGGCCGGTCCAGCACGCCCTGCCAGAAGGGGAGTTCGGGCGACCGGCCCGGCGCCAGCTTCTGAAGCTCCCCCGCCCACTCACGGAAGGGGGTGCCGACGGATGACAGGTCCCTGCCCTCCCAGGCGGCGGCCAGGTCGGCGACGAGCACGCCCCAGGACGCGGCATCGGTCACCAGGTGGTGCAGCACGACCAGGAGCCGGCCCTCGCGACCACCGCCGGCGTCGAACCACAGGAACCGCGCCATCGACCCGGCTGCCGGGTCGAGCTCGGCGACCAGCTCGTCCATCGCCTCCGGCACGAGGGTGCCGATCGCCGTGTGGTCCAGGCGCTCGGCGTCGATCCGGCGAACGCAGTCGACGGCGTGGGCCGTGCCCGCGGGTGAGGCGTGAAAGCGCCAGGCCCCGTCCGCCGCCCGGGCGAAGGTGGAGCGCAGCAGGTCGTGGCGGTCCAGGACGGCCTGGACGGTGCGGTGCAGGCCGTCGAGGTCCATGCCGGGCGGGGTGCGCAGGAAGCGGGCCTGGCTGAGCCGGCGGAAGGGGCCGCTCTGCTCGGTGAGCCAGGTGAGCATCGGGGTGAGCGGGATGTCGCCGGGGTCGGTCACCCGGCGTGCGGGGGTGCCCGTGCGTGCCGCGGCGTCCGCCGCCCGTTCGGCGAGTTCGGCGAGTTCGGCGAGTTCGGCGAGTTCGGCGATCGTGGGCCGCTCGAACACGTCCCGCGGCGAGATCGCCAGCCCGGCCCCCCGCGCCTGGCTGACCAGCCGCATGGACACGAGGCTGTCGCCGCCGAGGGCGAAGAAGCTGTCGTGCACGCCGACCGAGTCCAGCCCCAGCACCTCGGCGAACAGCGTGGCGAGCCGTTCCTCGACCGGGTTCCGGGGCGGCTGGGCGGCCGGGCCCGCGGACCGGGACGGTGCGGGGAGGGCCGCGGTGTCCAGCTTGCCGTTGAGGGTGAGCGGGAAGCCGTCCACCGGGACGAACGCCGACGGCACCATGTAGTCGGGCAGTACGGCGGCCACGGCGCGGCGCAGCGACTCCGCCGTGTCCTCGGCCGGCGGCACGGCCGGGATGACGTAGGCGACGAGGCGCCGTACGCCGGGTGTGTCCTCGCGGACGACGACCGCCGCCCGCTCGACCAGCTCGTGCTCCAGCAGCACCGCCTCGATCTCGCCCGGTTCGATCCGGTAGCCCCTGATCTTGACCTGGTCGTCGACCCGGCCCAAGCACTCCACCAAACCTTCGGCGGTCCAGCGGGCGATGTCGCCCGTGCGGTACATGCGCGCACCGGGGCTGTCGGAGAAGGGGTCGGCGACGAAGCGACTCGCGGTGGCGGCGGGTCGGCCGAGGTAGCCCCGGGCCAGGCCCGCGCCGGCCACGTACAGCTCGCCCTCGACGCCGACGGGCACGGGGTTGAGGTGGCCGTCCAGGATGTAGAGGGTGCCGCCGGCCACGGGGCGGCCGATCGCGGGTCGCTCGGTGAGGGCGAGGTCGCAGTCCGCCGAGTCGACGGTGCATTCGGTGGGGCCGTAGAGGTTGTGCGCGGCGAGCCCGTCGGTGTCCCGCAGGATGCGCCACAGGTCCGGCGGTACGGCCTCCCCGCCGACGCCGAGCACCTTCAGCTGGGCCTGCCAGTCGCCGCCCTGGGAGACGAGTTCGCCGAGCAGGGACGGGGACAGCTCGATGAACTCGATGCGGTGGCGGGCGAGGAAGTCGCGCAGGGCTGTGGGGTCGCGGCGGATGTCCTCCGGCACCATGTGGAGTTCGTGTCCGGCGAACATCCACAGCATGGGTTGCCAGGAGGCGTCGAAGGCGATGGGCCAGGCGTGTCCGATACGGAGGGCTCTGCCGGTCGCTGTGGAGGCCGGGTTGTGCAGGGCGGTGTTGTGGGCGGTGAAGAGGTTGGCTATGGCTCGCTGGGGGATGACCACGGCTTTGGGGCGGCCGGTGGAGCCGGAGGTGTAGATGACGTAGGCGGGGTGTTCTGGGAGCAGGGGGGTTTGGCGGTCGGCGTCGGTGAGGTTGGAGGAGGGGGTGTTCGCGAGGCGGGTCCGTGCATCGGGGGCGTCGAGGAATACGGAGCAGTCGGGGGGGAATGCCGTGTGGCGACTGCGGGCTGTGTGTGGCTGGTCGCGCCCGCGCGGCGGAGCCGCAAATGTCACAGCCCCGCGCCCCTTGACGGGCGTTGCGGTCCTCGTGCTGATAAAAGCCACCGGACCTGCGTCCGCCAGCATCCCCGCGATCCGCTCCTCCGGCCACGTCGGATCCAGAGGCAGGTAGGCCGCGCCCGCCTTCTGGATCGCCAGGAGGGCTGTCAGCGTGTCGGGGGTGGGCGGTAGCGCGAACGCTACGATCCGCTCCGGGCCTGCACCCAACTCGACCAGCCATCGCGCCAGTTGGTTAGCGCTGGTGTTCAGTTGCTCGAAGGTCAGACTCTGCCCGTCCCCGACCACCGCCACCGCGTCCGGCGTACGAGCCGCCTGTGCCTCGAACACCTCCGGCATCGTGCGGTACTGCGGTGTCGGCAGCCGCTCACCCACCCCGCCCGCCAGCAGCGCGGCGCGCTCCTCGGGCCCGAGGGCGTCCAGGGCGGCCAGACGGGCGTCCGGGTCGGCAAGCACCGCATGCACGAGCCGCTCGAAGCGTCCGGCCAGTTCCTCCACCGTCGGGCGGTCGTAGCAGTCGGGGCGGAACTCGAAGACGACACCGAGGCGTTGCTCGGCGAGTACGGCGAGGGTCAGCGGGTAGTGGGTGGCGCCCGAGCCCTTGACCTCAAGGATCCGGAGTCCGGCGGACGCCTCGGCCTCGGCGACCGCGGCCTCGTCGATGGGGTAGTTCTCGAAGACGAGCAGGGTGTCGAAGAGGTCGCCCGCGCCGGCGAGGCGCTGGATCTCGGTGAGGCCGAGGTGTTGATGGTCCATCAGACTCGACTGTTCGTCCTGGAGACGGCGCAGGAAAACGCCTACCTGCTCTCCGGGCGGTACCGTCACCCGGACCGGCACGGTGTTGATGAACAGGCCGATCATGGACTCCGCACCGGCGAGTTCGGCGGGGCGTCCTGCCACGGTCGCCCCGAAGACCACGTCGTCGCGCCCGGTCAGCCGCGCCAGCAGCAGGGCCCACAGTCCCTGCACGACCGTGTTGACGGTGACGCCCCGGCGCCTCGCGAACTCCTGTAGCCGGCCGGTCAGTTCCTCGGTGAGTCGCAGCGTGTGCAGCTCGGGCGGCACCGGGACCAGCCCGGCGGCCGAGGGTGCGAGTACCGTCGGCGCGACCCCGGCCAGCGCCTCGCGCCAGGCGTCTGCGGAGGCTGCGCGGTCCCGGGAGGCGAGCCAGGCCAGGAAGTCCCGGTACGGGCGTACGGGGGGCAGCGGGGCCGTGGATCCGGGGGCGAGCTGGGCGGCGTAGAGCTGGAGGAGTTCGCGGACCAGGAGCGGGATGGACCAGCCGTCCAGCAGGAGGTGGTGGTTGGTGAGGATCAGCAGCCGGCGGTCGGGGGCGCGACGGACCAGCGTCAGGCGCAGCAGGGGTGGGTCGGTGAGGTCGAAGCGGGCGGCGGCGTCCTCGGCGACCAGCCGGGCCACCTCGTCCTCCCCCGTGGCGTCCGCCTCGGCCCAGTTCAAGGGGACCTGCTTGAGTACCACCTGCACCGGTTCGTCCAGGTCCTCGTGGAGGAAGGCGCTGCGGAGGTTGGCGTGGCGGGCGAAGAGTTCCTCGGCGGCGGTGCGCAGGAGGTGGGGGCGCAGGGGGCCCTCGATCTCCACCAGGGACTGCATGGTGTAGACGTCCTGGGCGCTCTCGTCGAACAGGGCGTGGAACAGCAGGCCCTGCTGGAGCGGGGAGAGCGGCAGCACGTCCTCGACCAGGGAACCGTCGTCCCCGGGTGCCTTGCTCATCGAGTCCTCCACCTCGCCTTGACGTTGTCGAGCTGCGACTGGCTGAGTGACACGAGCGGGGCGCCGGTCGGAGTGAACTCCTCGGGCGCGGGGGCGGTTTCGTCGGGCAGGGCGCGGGCGAGCCCGGCCGGGGTGCGGTGGGTGAAGACGTCCCGGGGGGAGAGGGCGAGTCCGGCTCTGCGGGCACGGTCGGCCAGCCGGACGGAGACGATGCTGTCGCCGCCGCGTTCGAAGAAGTCGTCGTGGATGCCGACCCGTTCCAGCCCGAGCACCTCGGCGAAGAGTCCGCACAGCACCTTCTCCGGTTCGGTGCGGGGCGGTTCGAAGGTGGACGTCCGCGTGAAGTCGGGGGCGGGCAGGGCGCGTCGGTCGAGTTTGCCGCTGGGGGTGAGCGGCAGTTCTTTCAGGATCACCACGCCCCACGGGACCAGGTGGGCGGGGAGCCGTTCGGCGAGTGCCCGGCGCAGGGCCAGGGCGTCGAGGGCGGCGCCGGGAACCGCTACGACGTAGGCGACCAGGCGTCGCGGTGCCGAGCCGTCCTCCCTGGCCACGACCGCGGCCCGGCCGACGTCCGGCAGCGCGCGGATCGCCGCCTCGATCTCGCCGGGTTCGACCCGGAAGCCGCGGATCTTCACCTGGTCGTCGGCCCGGCCGAGGAACTCCACCGTGCCGTCGGGCCGGAGCCCGGCCAGGTCGCCGGTGCGGTACAGACGGCTGCCCGGCGGGCCGAAGGGGTCGGCGACGAAGCGTTCGGCGGTGCGGCCGGGTTGGCCGAGGTAGCCGCGGGCCAGTCCGTCGCCGGCGATGTACAGCTCGCCTACCGCGCCGAAGGGGGCCGGGCGCAGGAACGGGTCGAGGACGTGGACGCGGGTGTGGGCGATCGGCCTGCCGAGGGGGACCGGGCCCTCGCCGCCGTCGTGGACGTGGATCAGGCTGTCGCCGGCAGCCTCGGAGCAGCCGTAGAGGTTGACCAGGCGGGCCCGGGGCCAGCGGCGGGTGATGGCGTCGGCGAGTTCGCCGGGGAGGGTTTCGCCGCTGGAGATCCAGGTGCGGACGGAGGAGAAGGCGTCCGGCGGGGCGGATTCGACGAGGGTGGTGTAGAGGCTGGGGACCGCGGTGAGGAGCGTGGCCCGGTGGCGGTCGGCCAGTGCGGCGAGGGCCGCCGGGTCGCCGGTCGCCTCGTCGTCGGCGAGCGCCACCGCCTCGCCCGCGACGAGGGCTCCTAGCAGTTCGGTGAGGCCGTCGATGAAGCTCAGGGGGCTTTTCGCGACGCGCACGCCGGGTGGGCCGTCCGGTGAGTCGTCATCGCCCAGCCGCCGGCCCCAGTGGAGGCGGTTGGCCAGGGCCAGCTGGGTGCCGATCACGCCCTTGGGGCGGCCGGTGGAGCCGGACGTGAAGATGACGTAGGCCGGGTGAGCGGGCGACAGGTACGGTCGCTGTCGCGGCGGTACGGCGGCCTCCTCGGTCGGCGGGCAGACCAACTCCCGCTTGATGTCGAGCTGTTGTGCCGTCACCCTGTCGCAGATCACCAGCCGGGGTCGGGCGTCGTCGAGCATCAGCGTGACGCGGTCGGGCGGGTAGCCGGGGTCGACCGGCATGCAGGCGGCTCCGGCCTTCAGTACCGCGAGGAGTGCGGTGACCAGGTCGGGACTGCGGGGCAGGGCTACGGCGACGACGGACTCCGGGCCGGCGCCCCGCGCGACCAGGGCGGCCGCCAACCGGTCGGCCCGGGCGTCGAGTTCGGCAAAGGTGAGCGTGGTGTCGCCGTGGAGGACGGCGGGGGCGTCGGGGGTGCGGGCCGCCTGGCTCTCGAACAGGGCGCGGACCGTGGGGGGCGGGAGGGGGTGCTCGTCCGGGGCGTACGGCTCGTCGGCGGGTGGAAGCCCCAGCCTGGCCACGGAAGTTGTCGGTTGCCGAATGAACTCCTGGACGAGGACGTCAAGTTGGGCTGCGATGCGGCGCACCGCCGCACCCTCCAGCACGGACGTCCGGTGGCTGAGCGTCAGAGTCAGCCGGGAGCCGGGCAGGGCGGTGAGCGTCAGCGGGTAGTGGGTGGCGTCGTGGACCGACACTCCGGTCATGCGGGGGCCGGCCTCGCCGAGCGCCTGGGCGATGCCCGTGTCGTCGATGGGGTAGCTCTCGAAGACCAGCAGGGTGTCGAAGAGGACGGTGTGTCCGGCGGCGCGCTGGATGTCGGCGAGGCCGAGGTGGCGGTGGTCGAGGAGGGCGGACTGCTCGGACTGGAGCCGGGTCAGCAGGTCCGCGAGCGGCTCGGCGGGCCGCAGCCGTACGCGGACCGGCAGGGTGTTGATGAAGAGGCCGACCATGGACTCGATGCCGGGGACGTCGGCGTCGCGGCCGGAGACGGTGGCGCCTAGCACGACGTCGGTGCGGCCGGTCTGCCTGCCGAGCAGGATCGCCCAAAGTCCCTGGAGCACGGTACTGACGGTCAGCCCGTGGGCCCGGGCGGTGGCCGTGAGCGCCTCGGTGTCCTGCTCGGAGAGTTCCCAGGTCTGCCGCTCCGGCTCCTCGGCCGGAAGGTCCCGGGCGTCGGGTGCGATGAGTGACGGCTCGTCAAGTCCCGCCAGGGCAGCCTGCCATGACCGCTCGGCTGCCGCGCGGTCCTGGCGGGCCAGCCAGGCCAGGTAGTCGCGGTAGGGCCGTACGCGGGGCAGGGCGTCGAGGTCGCCGTCCGTGGCGTACAGCTGGAAGAGTTCCCGCACCAGGACGGGCGCGGACCAGCCGTCCCAGAGCAGATGGTGGGAGGAGATCACCAGGCTGTGGTTCCGGTCGTCGAACGTGACCAGCCGGAACCGCAGCAGCGGTGGCCGGGCCAGGTCGAACCGCTCGGTCCGGTCCTCCGCCAGCAGCCGCTGGAAGGCCGGCTCGCGCTCCTCCGGCGGCAGGGCGGACAGGTCGGTGACCTGCCAGGGAACCCTGACCGCGCTCCTGATCACCTGGACCGGACGCCCGGAGCGCTGGGTGCGGAACGCCGCCCGCAGATTGGCGTGCCGGGCGAGCAGCTTCTCGACGGCCACACTCATGCGCGCTGCGTCGAGCGGCCCTTCGAGGCGGAGGGTCGTCCGGCCGGTGTAGACGTCGTGGCCCTGTGCGTCGTACAGCGCGTGGAAGACCATCCCCTCCTGCATGGGTGACAGGGGGAGGACGTCCTCCACGGCGGGGCGGCCGGCCATCAGCCCTCGGCCTGGCGCATGGCCTCGGCCAGGCTGCGCGGGCGCATGTCCGTCCAGTGCCGCTCGACGTACTCCAGACAGGCGGCCCGGTCGTCGGGGCCGTGCACGGACGACCAGCCCTCGGGTACGGGCGCGAAGTCCGGCCACAGGGAGTGCTGGCCCTCGTCGTTGACCAGAACGTGGAAGACACCGTTGGCGTCGTCGAAGGGGTTGGCCATGGCTCAGTTCCTCTCCTGCTCGCCGGACTGACGTGGCGCGGTGTGGGTGAAGGCTCCGGTGAACTGGTCGGCCGCGCCCGGTACGGGTTCGGCGGGGTCGGCGCCGAGTGCGACGACCCGGTTGGCCTTGTCGACGTGGACGACCCGCGGCCGGTGGGCGGCGCGCTCGGACTCGTCGAGTACGGCGAAGGACATGATGATCACCAGGTGACCGGGGTGGACGAGATGGGCGGCGGCGCCGTTGATCCCGATGACGCCGCTGCCGCGTTCGCCGGTGATGGCGTAGGTGGTGAGTCGGGCGCCGTTGTCGATGTCGACGACCTGGACGGCTTCGCCCTCGACGATGTCGGCGGCTTCCATGAGGTCCTGATCGATCGTCAGGGATCCCACGTAGTGCAGATCTGCCTGGGTGACGGTGGCTCGGTGGATCTTGCCGTTCAGCAAGGTGCGGTGCACCATGACCCCCTGAGGAGACTACTTAGGTGAGGCTAACCTAAATCAACAACCGCCGGTGCGGAAGAACGGTCGCGGAAAGAACGGCCACGGATAGAACGGTCGCGGAGAGAACGGTCGCTGAAGAACTCCAGAAGCACCCGGTTCACTTCGTCGGGCCGCTCCAGATAGCCGTAGTGCCCGCAGCCCTTGATCTCCTGGTAGACGGCACCGGGGATGGCGTCGGCGACCTCCCGCCCCAGGTGCGGCGGCAGGATGACGTCGTCCGCGAAGCCGACGACGAGGCAGGGCACGTCGATGGCCCGGTAGGCGTCCAGCCGGCCTTCCGGTACCTGGAGGTCCAACTGGGCCCGCACGCCGGGCCCCTTGGGCTGCGGCGAGAATGCGAAGAGC containing:
- a CDS encoding amino acid adenylation domain-containing protein, whose amino-acid sequence is MSKAPGDDGSLVEDVLPLSPLQQGLLFHALFDESAQDVYTMQSLVEIEGPLRPHLLRTAAEELFARHANLRSAFLHEDLDEPVQVVLKQVPLNWAEADATGEDEVARLVAEDAAARFDLTDPPLLRLTLVRRAPDRRLLILTNHHLLLDGWSIPLLVRELLQLYAAQLAPGSTAPLPPVRPYRDFLAWLASRDRAASADAWREALAGVAPTVLAPSAAGLVPVPPELHTLRLTEELTGRLQEFARRRGVTVNTVVQGLWALLLARLTGRDDVVFGATVAGRPAELAGAESMIGLFINTVPVRVTVPPGEQVGVFLRRLQDEQSSLMDHQHLGLTEIQRLAGAGDLFDTLLVFENYPIDEAAVAEAEASAGLRILEVKGSGATHYPLTLAVLAEQRLGVVFEFRPDCYDRPTVEELAGRFERLVHAVLADPDARLAALDALGPEERAALLAGGVGERLPTPQYRTMPEVFEAQAARTPDAVAVVGDGQSLTFEQLNTSANQLARWLVELGAGPERIVAFALPPTPDTLTALLAIQKAGAAYLPLDPTWPEERIAGMLADAGPVAFISTRTATPVKGRGAVTFAAPPRGRDQPHTARSRHTAFPPDCSVFLDAPDARTRLANTPSSNLTDADRQTPLLPEHPAYVIYTSGSTGRPKAVVIPQRAIANLFTAHNTALHNPASTATGRALRIGHAWPIAFDASWQPMLWMFAGHELHMVPEDIRRDPTALRDFLARHRIEFIELSPSLLGELVSQGGDWQAQLKVLGVGGEAVPPDLWRILRDTDGLAAHNLYGPTECTVDSADCDLALTERPAIGRPVAGGTLYILDGHLNPVPVGVEGELYVAGAGLARGYLGRPAATASRFVADPFSDSPGARMYRTGDIARWTAEGLVECLGRVDDQVKIRGYRIEPGEIEAVLLEHELVERAAVVVREDTPGVRRLVAYVIPAVPPAEDTAESLRRAVAAVLPDYMVPSAFVPVDGFPLTLNGKLDTAALPAPSRSAGPAAQPPRNPVEERLATLFAEVLGLDSVGVHDSFFALGGDSLVSMRLVSQARGAGLAISPRDVFERPTIAELAELAELAELAERAADAAARTGTPARRVTDPGDIPLTPMLTWLTEQSGPFRRLSQARFLRTPPGMDLDGLHRTVQAVLDRHDLLRSTFARAADGAWRFHASPAGTAHAVDCVRRIDAERLDHTAIGTLVPEAMDELVAELDPAAGSMARFLWFDAGGGREGRLLVVLHHLVTDAASWGVLVADLAAAWEGRDLSSVGTPFREWAGELQKLAPGRSPELPFWQGVLDRPEPPLGTGPLDPAQDTRATLRRHWTTLGPDITEPLTTASVQDVLLTALALAVPAWRGAPDRSVLIALEGHGREEHLVPGADLSSTLGWFTSVFPVRLDPGTTDHVRRVRDQLAALPDKGIGFGLLRHLAPDTAAQLAQLPQPQIQFSYLGRMAMGERRESAVFTSAPETGAMGSGADPEMPAPYALVVSAVITGSELSVCWQWPERLFTETEIGRLAALWTTSLELLLKGGDQ